A genomic stretch from Primulina huaijiensis isolate GDHJ02 chromosome 14, ASM1229523v2, whole genome shotgun sequence includes:
- the LOC140957226 gene encoding uncharacterized protein → MKPETDWTADEVQNSNYNSKALNAIFTSVDLNMFSLITNCTSAKSAWDILQRHCEGSESVRQTRLRMLTSKFEMMRMEESENILDYDRRLREIANEAFSLGDTISNECLVSKVLRSLPERFNIKICAIDEAKDTYLMALEELISSLRTFEMNMDMQKRDKGKTIAFQVSNDPYDDLLQISQEVNESDLCEDSISFITKKFGDYLKRIRDKKAGQSSKFPSLPAPERPQKLPAKQQFQPRDEGKGQYNSKRLRKNKGYNVSLSDEESDAEKKTTEEENHTSLTALLTERRWMQVNPLDVALEADDEEITLESVQKLYEELFEDWTKRNKLNSTLMKENTDLKAVVAKLEVILCKKDVELGKTKDELQKATETLSKFNSSTSKLDSILLMGREDKKSLGFKDSVFEIGESSKPTVFVKGKTETSTPSQTTSSTESSPPKRQPTAPVPKKRKRRYVCHYCFKSGHIRPYRFKLLDDCMNRKSSQMLLRMLSNISRNTSYHRPTVRQIWVPKVKTHCNVVYTSLRTNTAGHWYFDSGSSRHMTGSREHLTDYVEQICGRVTYGGGAKGKIVGKGTLNVEGLPKLHNVLHVEGLNSNLISISQLCDNNLLVKFDKHKCEVFDEANICIMTDVAPDVATSGTTDDTEVTELQEDAHSDDEAVDDGSCIPSKIQKNHPSSQIIGGMHEEIQTRKKDKVDYRKMVGLVCMSTMYSQVRFSCFVSQLEPKNVDEALKDEFWINAMHDELEQFVRNDVWNLVPPPDHVYVRQPKGFEDPHHLDHVYKLKKALYGLKQAPRAWYGRLTEYLLEIGFKRGSSSQKYANDFVECMSSTFEMSMVGGLSYFLGLQIKQMHDDIFLCQSKYAKNLIKKFANENTKHMRTPIGSSEKLCKDDVAENVDNTLYRSIIGSLLYLTESCPDIMFSLCLCARYQSNPKISHLKAVKHLRYIAGTIDLGLWYTHETNSNLVGFSDADWAGDLDDRKSTSGGCFYLGNNLISWHSRKQNCVSLLTAESEYVAAGSGCTQLLWMNQMIEDYGLKSEPLVMYCDNSKKGLIRMEFLDTNNQLADIFTKALDFERFSNLRKSLSMCSV, encoded by the exons ATGAAACCTGAAACTGACTGGACTGCTGATGAGGTGCAAAACTCGAATTACAACTCAAAGGCCTTAAATGCTATATTCACGTCGGTTGACCTGAACATGTTCAGCCTGATCACAAACTGTACGTCTGCTAAAAGTGCATGGGATATCCTCCAAAGACACTGTGAAGGTTCTGAAAGTGTGCGGCAAACCAGATTGAGGATGCTCACTTCCAAATTCGAGATGATGAGAATGGAAGAATCTGAAAATATACTAGATTATGATCGTCGTCTACGGGAAATTGCTAATGAGGCGTTCAGTCTTGGAGATACTATCTCAAATGAGTGTTTAGTCAGCAAGGTCCTTCGCTCTCTACCTGAaagatttaacataaaaatctgtGCAATAGACGAGGCCAAGGACACTTATCTGATGGCTTTGGAAGAACTTATTAGCTCACTCCGCACTTTCGAGATGAacatggatatgcagaagaGAGATAAGGGGAAGACAATTGCATTCCAAGTTTCGAATGACCCTTATGATGATCTCCTTCAAATATCTCAGGAAGTTAATGAATCAGATCTCTGTGAGGACTCTATCTCCTTTATCACAAAGAAATTCGGGGATTACTTGAAGAGAATCAGAGATAAGAAAGCTGGACAATCCTCAAAATTTCCAAGTCTTCCTGCACCTGAAAGGCCACAAAAGCTCCCTGCCAAGCAACAATTTCAGCCTAGGGATGAAGGCAAGGGACAATACAATTCAAAAAG ATTGCGAAAAAATAAAGGCTACAATGTTTCCCTAAGCGATGAAGAATCTGATGCAGAGAAGAAAACTACTGAGGAAGAAAATCATACCTCTCTGACTGCATTATTGACTGAAAGACGCTGGATGCAAGTAAATCCTTTAGATGTTGCCCTAG AAGCTGATGATGAAGAAATCACTCTTGAGAGTGTACAAAAGCTATATGAAGAGCTATTTGAAGATTGGACCAAAAGAAACAAGCTAAATTCTACGCTTATGAAGGAAAACACTGATCTAAAAGCTGTGGTAGCCAAACTTGAAGTTATTCTTTGCAAAAAAGATGTGGAACTAGGCAAAACCAAGGATGAACTTCAAAAGGCTACTGAAACTTTATCCAAGTTTAATTCAAGCACATCCAAGCTTGATtccatacttttgatgggaagagaAGACAAGAAAAGTCTAGGTTTCAAAGATAGTGTGTTTGAAATTGGTGAATCTTCAAAACCTACAGTGTTTGTGAAAGGAAAAACTGAAACGTCCACACCATCACAAACTACATCTTCAACCGAAAGCTCTCCACCAAAAAGACAACCTACTGCACCTGTCCCTAAGAAGAGAAAACGCAGGTATGTATGTCATTACTGCTTTAAGTCTGGTCATATCAGGCCTTATCGTTTTAAGCTCTTGGATGACTGCATGAATCGAAAGTCAAGTCAGATGTTGCTCCGAATGTTGTCCAACATTTCCCGCAACACCTCCTACCACCGACCTACAGTAAGACAAATTTGGGTACCAAAGGTAAAAACTCACTGTAATGTTGTCTATACTTCATTGAGAACTAACACTGCAGGTCATTGgtactttgatagtggaagctcacgcCATATGACAGGATCACGAGAACATCTCACTGATTATGTTGAACAAATATGTGGTAGAGTAACCTATGGAGGGGGAGCTAAAGGAAAGATTGTTGGAAAGGGAACATTGAATGTTGAAGGACTACCAAAGCTCCACAATGTACTTCatgttgaaggattaaattCGAACCTAATTAGCATAAGTCAATTGTGTGATAATAATTTGCTTGTTAAGTTTGATAAACATAAGtgtgaagtttttgatgaaGCTAACATATGTATTATGACAG ATGTTGCcccagatgttgcaacatctggcacaacagaTGACACTGAAGTCACCGAATTACAAGAAGATGCTCACAGCGATGATGAGGCAGTGGATGATGGATCGTGTATTCCAAGCAAAATCCAAAAGAACCatccatcatctcaaattattggAGGGATGCATGAAGAAATTCAAACTCGGAAGAAAGACAAAGTTGACTATCGAAAAATGGTTGGACTTGTGTGCATGAGTACCATGTACTCACAGGTTAGATTTTCATGCTTTGTATCTCAACTTGAACCTAAAAATGTAGATGAAGctttaaaagatgaattttggattaatgcaatgcatgatgagCTTGAGCAATTTGTTCGAAATGATGTGTGGAACTTGGTTCCACCTCCCGACCATG TGTATGTTAGACAACCGAAGGGTTTTGAGGATCCACACCATTTGGATCATGTTTATAAATTGAAGAAGGCACTTTATGGTTTGAAGCAAGCACCACGTGCATGGTATGGAAGATTGACAGAATATCTACTTGAAATTGGCTTCAAACGAG GTTCTTCATCTCAAAAGTATGCTAATGATTTTGTTGAGTGTATGTCATCTacttttgaaatgagcatggttggTGGGTTGAGTTATTTTCTTGGCttgcaaattaaacaaatgCATGATGACATATTTTTGTGTCAAAGTAAGTATGCTAAAAATTTGATTAAGAAATTTGCAAATGAGAACACAAAACACATGAGAACTCCTATCGGTTCGAGTGAAAAATTGTGCAAAGATGATGTTGccgaaaatgttgacaacaccTTATATCGTAGCATCATAGGTAGCCTCCTCTATTTGACAGAAAGTTGCCCTGACATCATGTTTAGTTTATGCTTATGTGCTAGATATCAATCTAATCCTaaaatttctcatttaaaaGCTGTGAAGCATTTACGTTACATAGCAGGAACAATTGATTTAGGATTGTGGTATACACACGAAACCAACTCAAATTTAGTAGGGTTTtcagatgctgattgggctgggGATTTAGACGATAGAAAGAGTACTTCTGGTGGTTGTTTCTACCTTGGGAATAATCTGATCTCATGGCATAGTAGAAAACAGAACTGTGTGTCACTTTTAACcgctgaatctgaatatgtggcagctGGAAGTGGTTGCACTCAACTTTtgtggatgaatcaaatgatagAAGATTATGGATTAAAGAGTGAACCTTTGGTTATGTACTGTGACAACTCAA AAAAAGGATTGATTCGAATGGAGTTTCTTGATACTAATAACCAACTGGCCGACATATTCACCAAAGCattagattttgagaggttcTCCAATCTTAGgaaatctctcagcatgtgtTCTGTTTAA